One window of Jannaschia sp. CCS1 genomic DNA carries:
- a CDS encoding MipA/OmpV family protein, with the protein MTNMTRMAAGIALALTTGLGGGSLATTAQAQDFGISGEIGFGARVRQVYFGADEYGLSPLGRGSLEAFTFGPITSGAPGVARDRTGFGLRGAVRLIPGRSATDYAELAGLDDVDFSLELGLGAQYEAEAYRVFADIRYGVIGHEALVSEVGADVIFRPTNDLEISVGPRLFFGSDSYTSTYFGVTAAEAGMSAFDAFDADGGLLSMGLDLRVQRQLSDDWSIRADLEISEFVNAAADSPITAQGSTTHAIFGVTLARRFSFGF; encoded by the coding sequence ATGACGAACATGACACGCATGGCCGCCGGGATCGCGCTGGCCCTCACCACGGGTCTGGGGGGCGGCAGCTTGGCAACAACCGCACAGGCGCAGGACTTCGGCATCTCGGGCGAGATCGGCTTCGGGGCCCGGGTGCGGCAGGTCTATTTCGGCGCCGACGAGTATGGCCTGAGCCCGCTGGGGCGCGGGTCACTGGAGGCCTTTACCTTCGGGCCGATCACCTCAGGCGCGCCGGGCGTGGCGCGCGACCGGACAGGCTTTGGCCTGCGCGGCGCGGTGCGCCTGATCCCGGGCCGCTCCGCCACGGATTACGCAGAGCTTGCGGGCCTAGACGACGTGGATTTCTCGCTGGAACTGGGTCTTGGTGCCCAATACGAGGCCGAGGCCTACCGCGTCTTCGCCGATATCCGCTATGGCGTGATCGGGCATGAGGCGCTGGTCAGTGAAGTGGGCGCGGATGTGATTTTTCGCCCCACCAATGATCTGGAAATCTCGGTCGGCCCGCGCTTGTTTTTCGGGTCGGACAGCTACACCAGCACCTATTTCGGCGTCACGGCGGCCGAGGCCGGTATGAGCGCGTTCGATGCGTTTGATGCCGACGGAGGCTTGCTGTCCATGGGGCTGGACCTGCGCGTGCAACGCCAGTTGAGCGATGATTGGTCGATCCGTGCAGATCTTGAGATCAGCGAATTCGTCAACGCCGCCGCCGACAGCCCGATCACGGCCCAGGGCTCCACCACCCACGCGATCTTCGGCGTGACCCTGGCGCGCCGCTTCAGCTTCGGGTTCTAG